Proteins from one Naumovozyma castellii chromosome 3, complete genome genomic window:
- the NCAS0C00690 gene encoding uncharacterized protein (ancestral locus Anc_8.798) — protein MKIISKRRIRFIIYIVFAVTLVTLLVRGIVQFQLNGEIKYYKHFFKQKRDTLQDIYNPLDIKQIPQEAIDELYATTLEKTEKTGQTIDWSKFAYVNYVTDAAYLCNTLILFEKLKTEYGTKAQLLLLISKDLVDPEQSSNIDLITMLLDKIRSIDNEQIVIKPIDNIVKPQDYTPWNESLTKLLVFNQTEYERIIYLDNDAVLRDNLDELFFIPNYIKFAAPVTYWFLSEKDMEKAYHSLKHDEKVSTNLNTYTKKLLPRIKKNKMIYNHLPMLPPSLYLNSENVAQEIIGSTSSASPLFDFHTGKKSGKVKFASNLMVIKPSQVTFQNILDYALPKVVDKKEKYDMDLINEELYSLKRIIYNQFQLFRKMKNAFKPEVLILPFGRYGLLTGSLRNKNHYSMMANDVLGYKRLTEDGKEIPVLIDETVSQCKYIHFSDYPLGKPWNYASFKEFECTVDEKNAKDLETERRACEVWNGIYETYLETRKICAI, from the coding sequence ATGAAAATCATATCTaagagaagaattagatTCATAATCTACATTGTGTTTGCTGTGACCTTGGTGACCTTATTGGTTAGGGGCATTGTCCAGTTCCAATTAAATGgtgaaattaaatattacAAGCATTTCTTTAAGCAGAAAAGAGACACATTACAAGATATCTATAATCCATTGGATATCAAACAAATACCGCAAGAAGCCATCGATGAATTGTATGCTACTACATTAGAGAAAACTGAAAAGACAGGTCAGACCATTGATTGGTCTAAGTTTGCATATGTTAATTATGTGACAGATGCTGCTTATTTGTGCAACACtcttattttatttgaaaaattgaagacaGAATATGGCACGAAGGCTcagttgttgttattaatATCGAAGGATTTAGTTGATCCAGAACAATCAAGTAATATTGATTTGATAACGATGCTGTTAGATAAGATACGCAGCATTGATAATGAGCAAATTGTCATTAAACCTATCGATAACATTGTGAAACCACAAGATTATACTCCATGGAATGAAAGTTTGACGAAATTACTAGTATTTAATCAAACCGAATATGAACGTATCATTTATTTAGATAACGATGCAGTTTTAAGAGATAAccttgatgaattatttttcattccaaATTACATTAAATTTGCTGCTCCCGTCACGTATTGGTTCTTATCTGAGAAGGATATGGAAAAGGCATATCATTCGTTAAAGCACGATGAGAAGGTGTCAACAAACTTGAATACATACACCAAAAAGCTTCTACCAagaattaagaaaaataagatGATATACAATCATTTACCCATGTTGCCTCCATCCTTGTATTTAAATTCTGAAAATGTTGCACAAGAAATAATTGGCTCCACATCATCAGCTTCACCACTATTTGATTTCCATACGGGGAAGAAATCAGGTAAAGTTAAATTTGCCTCAAATTTGATGGTTATTAAACCTTCCCAAGTAACATTTCAGAATATATTAGATTATGCATTACCTAAGGTTGTTgataaaaaagaaaagtacGATATGGATTTGatcaatgaagaattgtattctttgaaaagaattatctataatcaatttcaattgttcaggaaaatgaaaaatgcCTTCAAACCTGAAGTTTTGATTCTTCCCTTTGGTAGGTATGGTCTTTTAACGGGGTCcttaagaaataaaaacCACTATTCGATGATGGCCAATGATGTCCTGGGTTATAAACGATTAACAGAAGATGGGAAGGAAATTCCAGTACTAATCGATGAAACAGTATCTCAATgcaaatatattcatttttcagACTACCCACTGGGTAAGCCATGGAATTATGCATcctttaaagaatttgaatgtaCAGttgatgaaaagaatgCAAAGGATCTAGAAACAGAGCGTAGAGCATGCGAGGTTTGGAATGGCATCTATGAAACATATCTAGAAACTAGAAAAATATGTGCcatataa